TGATCATTTTTTTCAGTAATCGAATTATGATGACCATGCTTTATTCAACTGCGCCTGCATACGCCGAATCCTGTCTTCCAGTTTTTCACTGGAGAGATTGTTGCGGTTTAATCCATCTGCAATAATGGGGAAGGAGAGGGGGGTGAACCGTTGTGGAAATGTAAGAATGATCTTGCTTTGTTGAATTCGTTCAAATGCATTCCGCAATCGCACTTCTTCCATTTGCTGATCAAATACTTCCTGGTACGCTTGCCGTAGCAATACATTTTTCGAATCATATTCACTAAACACATTAAATAACAAACTGGCGGAAGCCTGCAAGTGTCTCGCTTTTGTACGTTCGCCCGGAGCCGATTGTACGATCAGTCCGCCAATCACGGCAATGTCTCTGAATTTCCGTCGTGCCATTTCTGTTGCATTTACACTTCGTTGCATATCGGCCGTAAGTGTGTCGAGTGTAAACAGATCAGCGGCATTGGTGTCATCTACCGGTATCGGTTGATCGCAGAGTAATTCAAAACCATAATCGTTCATGGCAATGGAAAAGGTAAGCGGTGCAAGTTTTCCAATACGATAAGCAAGGATGGCACTCATGGCTTCGTGTACCTGTCTTCCTTCAAAGGGATACACCAATAAATGATATCCTTCTTTGCTTTCATGTTGCTCGATCAACAACTCATCATCTTTTGGAATATGCGATAGTTGTTGTTGGAGTTGAAAAAGTGATGACAGATGAATGAGTTCGGGAGCAGGGTCGGCCCACGCCTCAGCGTGGTCTGACCCGGAGTTTGAAACAGTACTATGATTCAGGTCGCTTGGAGCGCCCCGACCCATTGTGCGCCCTTGCTCAGCAACCTCATTAAATGTTTCCCTTAATTTTTTTCCAAGGTTGGCGGTTAAACTCATTCGTCCGCCATTCCAGCTGGGTACGATTGTTTTCTTTGAAGTTGACTTACGTACAAAAGCAGTCATGTCTTTGATCTGTACCAATTCAAGATTTCGCCCTGCCAATGTAAATGAATCACCAGGTTCTAAACGACTGATAAAATATTCTTCGATCACACCCACAAATCCCCCACTTACCATTTTTACTTTCAGCATCACATCGCTTACAATAGTGCCAATGTTCATACGATGACGCATCGCCAATCGTCTGCTTTGAATTTTATAAAGTCCATCAATGATCTCGATCTTTTTATAATCGTCATACTGTTGTAATGCTTTACCTCCTTCAACCAAAAACTGTAACACATCATTCCATTCCTGTTGTTCCAGTTCACGGAAACAATACGTTGATTTGATCTCATAAAATAATTCATCCGGACGAAAGCCATCCGAGATCGCTAATGTATTTAAGTATTGGATCAACACATCAAAACAAAGCAACATCGGTTCTTTGCTTTCAATCAAATTTTCATCGATCGCACTTTTCAACGCCGCTGCTTCCACCAACTCCAGTGAATGCGTAGGCAGAAAATATATTTTACTCACTGCATCGGGACTATGACCGCTTCTTCCGGCACGTTGTAAAAAACGGGACACACCTTTCGGTGAACCTACTTGTATAACGGTCTCGACCGGACGAAAATCAACACCCAGATCCAGTGAAGCCGTACACACGACCGCTTTCAGTTTCGCTGTGTGCAATGCTTCTTCCACCCACAAGCGAAGTTCCTGTTCAATACTACCATGATGCAAGGCAATCGCTCCGGCAAGTTGTGGTGCATGATTCAATAATTCCTGGTACCAGCGTTCACTCATGCCTCTTGTATTGATGAAGATGAGAGTAGTGGTACTCTGCTCAATGATCGGAATTACTTTGTGGATGAGTTTCAAACCAAGATGCCCTGCCCATGGATAATTTTCCATTTCATCGGGTAATACAGATTCAACAACGATCTGTTTTTTCATGTTAGCCTTTACAATCTTTCCTTCTTGATTAAGTGTTGACAGTAGCACTTCTTTTGCTTCTTCTAAATTTCCAATCGTTGCACTGATGCCCCAGATCATTGGTTTACTGTTGCCCATTGCCGATTGATTATTGACTATTCTGCTGAGCGCTAATTCCACCTGCACACCTCGCTTACTTCCCATCAACTCGTGCCACTCATCGATCGCAATTACCAGTACGGTTTTGAATGCGTCACCATAACCTTTTGATGCAAGAAATAAATGCAGACTTTCGGGCGTAATGATGAGTACTTCGGGCAGTTGACGTTTTTGTTTGGCCCGTTCTGAAGTAGTGGTATCGCCATTGCGGATGCCAACACTCCACTGCATGCCGAGTTCAGTAATCACTTCTTCCATGGCACGCCCAATATCTTTTGCCAACGCCCGTAACGGAGTGATCCAGATCAATTGTAACCCGTTCTTGGATTTGCTTTGCCAGTTGTGT
This region of Lacibacter sp. H407 genomic DNA includes:
- a CDS encoding ligase-associated DNA damage response DEXH box helicase; the protein is MSFNTLRNATKSLLFASFQGLVLLFSMMDLQSTPGYQRIASWLAEKSKQPFAFQEETWHHIANGESGLVNAPTGCGKTYSVFLGSLIRFINQHPHNWQSKSKNGLQLIWITPLRALAKDIGRAMEEVITELGMQWSVGIRNGDTTTSERAKQKRQLPEVLIITPESLHLFLASKGYGDAFKTVLVIAIDEWHELMGSKRGVQVELALSRIVNNQSAMGNSKPMIWGISATIGNLEEAKEVLLSTLNQEGKIVKANMKKQIVVESVLPDEMENYPWAGHLGLKLIHKVIPIIEQSTTTLIFINTRGMSERWYQELLNHAPQLAGAIALHHGSIEQELRLWVEEALHTAKLKAVVCTASLDLGVDFRPVETVIQVGSPKGVSRFLQRAGRSGHSPDAVSKIYFLPTHSLELVEAAALKSAIDENLIESKEPMLLCFDVLIQYLNTLAISDGFRPDELFYEIKSTYCFRELEQQEWNDVLQFLVEGGKALQQYDDYKKIEIIDGLYKIQSRRLAMRHRMNIGTIVSDVMLKVKMVSGGFVGVIEEYFISRLEPGDSFTLAGRNLELVQIKDMTAFVRKSTSKKTIVPSWNGGRMSLTANLGKKLRETFNEVAEQGRTMGRGAPSDLNHSTVSNSGSDHAEAWADPAPELIHLSSLFQLQQQLSHIPKDDELLIEQHESKEGYHLLVYPFEGRQVHEAMSAILAYRIGKLAPLTFSIAMNDYGFELLCDQPIPVDDTNAADLFTLDTLTADMQRSVNATEMARRKFRDIAVIGGLIVQSAPGERTKARHLQASASLLFNVFSEYDSKNVLLRQAYQEVFDQQMEEVRLRNAFERIQQSKIILTFPQRFTPLSFPIIADGLNRNNLSSEKLEDRIRRMQAQLNKAWSS